A section of the Alphaproteobacteria bacterium genome encodes:
- the lepB gene encoding signal peptidase I, protein MARKKAGSVVEAVKTIVYAILIAIVIRTFAFEPFNIPSGSMIPTLLVGDYLFVSKYSYGYSRYSLPWGLPLISGRIFQSSPKRGDVVVFKLPTDNKTDYIKRVIGLPGDQIQVVGGVLHINGQPVKLDQVPDYVPEGSGQGVTQYIETLPNGVRHPILKRFPIALSSGETQSRAAAVPPVVCGNPSDNASIENFDPNNTPVYQVALGHYLMMGDNRDNSQDSRFLRDVGCPAAENLVGRAEILFFSTDGSAELWEPWKWPFAIRYSRLFQAVH, encoded by the coding sequence ATGGCCAGGAAAAAAGCGGGAAGCGTTGTTGAGGCAGTTAAGACGATTGTCTACGCCATTCTCATCGCAATCGTGATTCGTACCTTTGCCTTCGAGCCGTTCAATATTCCCTCGGGCTCGATGATTCCGACCCTACTCGTCGGTGATTACCTGTTCGTCTCCAAATACTCCTATGGCTATAGCCGCTATTCGCTGCCGTGGGGATTGCCGCTTATTTCGGGCCGCATCTTTCAAAGTTCGCCCAAGCGGGGCGACGTGGTCGTCTTCAAGCTGCCGACCGATAACAAGACCGACTATATCAAGCGCGTCATCGGCCTCCCCGGCGACCAGATCCAGGTTGTCGGTGGCGTGCTTCACATCAACGGTCAGCCGGTCAAGCTGGACCAAGTGCCGGACTATGTTCCGGAGGGATCGGGTCAAGGTGTCACGCAATACATCGAGACGTTGCCGAATGGGGTCAGGCACCCCATCTTGAAGCGCTTCCCGATCGCCCTCTCCAGTGGCGAAACCCAGTCGCGCGCCGCCGCGGTGCCTCCGGTTGTTTGCGGTAATCCCTCCGACAATGCATCGATCGAGAATTTCGATCCGAACAATACGCCGGTCTATCAGGTTGCCCTCGGTCACTATCTGATGATGGGCGACAACCGCGACAATTCCCAGGATAGTCGATTCTTGCGCGACGTCGGCTGTCCGGCGGCTGAAAACCTTGTCGGCCGTGCAGAGATATTGTTCTTCTCGACCGATGGCAGTGCCGAACTTTGGGAGCCCTGGAAGTGGCCGTTCGCGATTCGCTATAGCCGGC
- the acpS gene encoding holo-ACP synthase, which yields MIVGIGSDLIDIRRIERTLERFGERFVTRIFTDIEREKSDRRRNRAASYARRFAAKEACSKALGTGFRKGIFWRDLGVVNLPSGRPTMELTGGAAERLAALIPPGMEARIDITITDEPPLAEAVVIISAIPMGSNR from the coding sequence GTGATTGTCGGCATCGGGAGCGACTTGATCGATATTCGCCGCATCGAACGCACGCTCGAGCGCTTTGGTGAGCGTTTCGTCACCCGCATCTTCACGGATATCGAGCGGGAGAAATCGGATCGGCGGCGCAATCGTGCGGCAAGCTATGCACGCCGCTTCGCCGCGAAGGAAGCGTGTTCGAAGGCGCTCGGCACCGGATTTCGGAAAGGAATCTTTTGGCGCGATCTCGGAGTCGTCAATCTTCCGTCCGGCCGGCCGACAATGGAACTCACCGGCGGCGCTGCAGAGCGCTTGGCGGCATTGATTCCTCCAGGCATGGAGGCGCGGATCGACATCACGATCACCGATGAACCACCGTTGGCCGAGGCGGTCGTGATCATTTCGGCCATTCCTATGGGTTCCAATCGATAA
- a CDS encoding pyridoxine 5'-phosphate synthase, whose product MTKRHLRLGVNIDHVATIRNARGIRHPDPVRAARLAAQSGADGITAHLREDRRHISDEDIARLSREIDVPLNLEMAATDEMLAIALRHKPHAACIVPEHRAELTTEGGLDAVGGQNHLAHYVRELGKAGIRVSLFIDPDIAQLDAAKALGAPVVELHTGSYCEDDGSERELARLAKAAAHAEAIGLECHAGHGLSFDTVGPIAAIPTIVELNIGHFLVGEAIFGGLESAIKRMRALMDKARAEAAGEKSA is encoded by the coding sequence ATGACGAAGCGGCATTTGCGACTTGGCGTAAACATCGATCACGTGGCGACGATCCGAAACGCGCGCGGAATCCGCCATCCTGATCCCGTGCGCGCGGCGCGTCTCGCGGCACAATCCGGCGCTGACGGTATTACCGCGCATTTGCGGGAGGATCGCCGCCATATCTCGGACGAGGATATCGCTCGCTTGAGCAGAGAGATCGACGTGCCGCTCAATCTCGAGATGGCGGCGACCGACGAGATGCTGGCCATAGCGCTCAGGCATAAGCCCCACGCCGCCTGCATCGTGCCGGAACACCGTGCCGAGCTCACCACGGAAGGCGGGCTCGATGCCGTCGGTGGCCAAAACCATCTCGCCCACTACGTGCGCGAACTCGGAAAGGCGGGCATCCGCGTCTCTCTCTTCATCGATCCCGATATCGCTCAGCTCGATGCCGCCAAAGCGCTGGGGGCACCCGTGGTGGAGCTGCATACTGGGTCCTATTGCGAGGACGATGGCTCCGAGCGCGAGCTGGCGCGCCTTGCGAAGGCGGCGGCACACGCCGAGGCGATCGGCCTCGAGTGTCATGCCGGACACGGGCTTTCCTTCGATACAGTAGGTCCGATTGCGGCGATCCCGACGATCGTCGAGCTCAACATCGGGCACTTTCTCGTCGGTGAGGCGATATTCGGCGGTCTCGAATCCGCGATCAAACGCATGCGAGCGCTCATGGACAAAGCGCGGGCAGAAGCCGCAGGCGAAAAAAGCGCCTAA
- a CDS encoding bifunctional (p)ppGpp synthetase/guanosine-3',5'-bis(diphosphate) 3'-pyrophosphohydrolase has protein sequence MIRQYELVERVRSYDPHADEDKLNRAYVFSMKAHGSQKRESGDSYFSHPLEVAGILTHYKLDDDTIVTALLHDTVEDTLATTDELERQFGSEVARLVDGVTKLSRIELQSEASRQAENFRKLLLAMSEDIRVLLVKLADRLHNMRTLKFIRDPERRRRIARETMDIYAPLAERIGMHEIKDELEDLAFAEINPDARESIIARLRFLREQGGGLVTRIIDELRRILREDGLDVEISGREKQPYSIWRKMQKRNVAFEQLSDIMAFRVAVADIGDCYRALGVIHGRYRVVPGRFKDYISLPKPNGYRSLHTGVFGPEKQRIEIQIRTKDMHEVAEYGVAAHWEYKQGTTKDGKQYRWLRELLEILEHAAGPDEFLEHTKLEMFQDQVFCFTPKGDLIALPTGATPVDFAYQIHSQIGDRCVGCKINGRMMPLRTQLKNGDQVEIVTSRTQTPSPEWERFVVTGKARSRVRRFIRTQKRQEYMTLGRSILEKAFRQAGYEFTEKAVESVLKILKSDSADDLIAAVGEGIHTAREVLVAVYPSLKQQSPKDAKIVPIGKARGRRAKPVDNAIPIKGLIPGMAVHFAGCCHPLPGDRIVGLVTTGKGVTIHTIDCETLERYSDTPERWIDVGWDSGASEDEGHIGRLTVVVSNEPGTLGELSTLIGKQKGNITNLRITHRSTDFFEMMVDIEVQDVKHLTNIMAALRASPAINSVERARG, from the coding sequence GTGATTCGGCAATACGAGCTCGTTGAACGGGTTCGCTCCTACGATCCACACGCGGACGAGGACAAGCTCAATCGCGCCTACGTGTTCTCGATGAAGGCGCATGGCAGCCAGAAGCGCGAGTCGGGCGATTCCTATTTCTCGCATCCGCTCGAGGTTGCCGGCATCCTCACCCATTACAAGCTCGACGACGACACGATCGTAACGGCACTCCTGCATGACACGGTTGAGGACACCCTCGCGACCACCGATGAACTCGAGCGGCAATTCGGTTCCGAGGTAGCGCGGCTCGTCGACGGCGTGACCAAGCTTTCGCGCATCGAACTTCAATCCGAGGCGAGCCGGCAGGCTGAGAATTTTCGCAAGCTCCTGCTGGCGATGTCCGAAGATATCCGGGTCCTGTTGGTCAAACTCGCCGATCGTCTTCACAACATGCGCACGCTCAAATTCATCAGGGACCCGGAGCGCCGCCGGCGCATTGCCCGGGAGACGATGGATATCTATGCCCCGCTCGCCGAGCGGATCGGAATGCACGAAATCAAGGATGAGCTTGAGGACTTGGCCTTCGCCGAGATCAATCCGGATGCGCGCGAATCGATTATCGCGCGCCTCAGATTCCTGCGTGAGCAAGGTGGGGGCCTCGTCACGCGAATCATCGACGAGCTTCGGCGAATCCTGCGCGAGGACGGGCTCGACGTTGAGATCTCCGGCCGCGAGAAGCAGCCTTATTCGATCTGGCGCAAGATGCAGAAGCGCAACGTCGCCTTCGAACAGCTCTCCGACATCATGGCGTTTCGGGTTGCGGTCGCCGACATAGGCGATTGCTATCGCGCTCTCGGCGTCATCCATGGCCGCTACCGCGTCGTACCCGGGCGCTTCAAGGATTACATCTCGCTTCCGAAGCCGAACGGCTACCGCTCCCTTCACACGGGTGTGTTCGGCCCGGAAAAGCAGCGCATCGAGATTCAAATTCGCACCAAGGATATGCACGAAGTCGCCGAATACGGCGTTGCGGCGCATTGGGAGTACAAGCAGGGTACCACCAAGGACGGCAAGCAGTATCGTTGGCTGCGCGAGTTGCTCGAGATCCTGGAGCATGCCGCGGGACCCGACGAGTTCCTCGAGCACACGAAGCTCGAGATGTTCCAGGATCAGGTTTTCTGCTTTACACCCAAGGGTGACCTTATCGCTCTTCCCACGGGGGCCACTCCGGTCGATTTCGCCTATCAAATCCACTCTCAAATCGGCGACCGCTGCGTTGGCTGCAAGATCAACGGGCGCATGATGCCGCTCAGGACGCAGCTCAAAAACGGGGACCAGGTCGAAATCGTGACGTCGCGCACACAGACGCCGTCGCCCGAGTGGGAGCGCTTTGTCGTTACCGGGAAGGCGCGTTCGCGCGTTCGTCGCTTTATTCGCACGCAAAAGCGTCAGGAGTACATGACTCTCGGGCGAAGCATCCTTGAAAAGGCGTTTCGCCAGGCGGGGTACGAGTTCACCGAAAAGGCAGTCGAAAGTGTGCTCAAGATCCTCAAGTCGGACAGTGCCGACGACTTGATCGCGGCGGTGGGCGAGGGCATCCACACGGCTCGGGAGGTGCTCGTTGCAGTCTACCCCAGTCTCAAGCAGCAATCACCCAAGGACGCCAAGATTGTGCCGATTGGCAAGGCGCGCGGACGGCGCGCTAAGCCGGTGGACAATGCGATTCCAATCAAGGGGCTCATCCCGGGCATGGCAGTGCATTTCGCCGGCTGCTGTCACCCCCTTCCTGGCGACCGCATCGTCGGGCTGGTGACCACCGGAAAGGGGGTTACGATCCACACGATCGACTGCGAAACGCTCGAGCGTTACAGCGACACGCCCGAACGTTGGATCGACGTGGGCTGGGATTCAGGGGCTAGCGAAGACGAGGGGCATATTGGCCGACTCACGGTCGTCGTGTCGAACGAGCCCGGCACGCTCGGCGAACTCTCGACCCTCATCGGCAAGCAGAAGGGGAACATCACGAATCTGCGGATCACTCACCGCTCCACGGATTTCTTCGAAATGATGGTGGACATCGAGGTGCAGGACGTTAAGCATCTCACGAATATCATGGCAGCACTGCGCGCCTCGCCCGCGATCAATTCGGTAGAGCGGGCACGCGGTTAG